The proteins below are encoded in one region of Populus alba chromosome 2, ASM523922v2, whole genome shotgun sequence:
- the LOC118044486 gene encoding probable polygalacturonase codes for MRRSFTLVDVLLLLAIFGDAPWAIKCSLLCEQGNLAVIRPHSVTITEFGAVGDGVTLNTKAFQNAIFYLNSFADKGGAKLFVPTGRWLTGSFDLISHLTLWLDKDAVILGSTNSDDWPVIDPLPSYGRGRELPGRRHKSLIYGRNLTDVIITGDNGTIDGQGSIWWDWFRNQTLNYTRPHLVELMNSTGVVISNLTFINSPFWTIHPVYCSQVVVQNVTILAPLDSPNTDGIDPDSSDDVCVEDCYISTGDDIIAIKSGWDEYGISYGRPSKNITIRRLVGQTTSAGIAIGSEMSGGVSEVHAENLRFYNSTTGIRIKTSPGRGGYVRNIYISNMSLTDVKTAISFTGRYGEHPDEYYDPTALPLIERITIEDVAGQNVKYAGLLEGIEGDTFLDICLLNINLSVTSKSPWNCSYIQGYSDTVSPEICEPLRERIFPDHYSDCYCLSHHLQSSSNQNRGGAWLSW; via the exons ATGAGGAGATCTTTTACT ctGGTGGATGTGCTGCTGTTACTTGCGATATTCGGTGATGCTCCATGGGCTATCAAGTGCAGCTTACTTTGCGAACAGGGCAACCTGGCAGTGATTCGACCTCACAGTGTCACTATTACTGAATTTGGAGCAGTTGGAGATGGGGTCACTCTCAACACAAAGGCATTCCAGAATGCCATCTTCTATCTCAATTCATTTGCTGACAAGGGCGGGGCCAAGCTCTTTGTCCCAACTGGCCGTTGGTTGACAGGAAGCTTTGATCTGATCAGTCATCTGACATTGTGGTTAGATAAGGATGCTGTCATCCTTGGATCAACT AACTCTGATGATTGGCCGGTTATTGATCCACTGCCATCATATGGCCGAGGGAGGGAGTTACCTGGGAGGAGGCACAAAAGCCTTATTTATGGTCGTAATTTAACAGATGTTATTATAACAG GTGACAATGGAACTATTGATGGCCAAGGCAGCATATGGTGGGACTGGTTTCGAAATCAAACCTTGAACTATACCCGGCCTCATCTGGTTGAATTAATGAACAGTACTGGGGTAGTCATCTCAAACCTGACTTTCATAAATTCACCGTTCTGGACCATCCACCCTGTTTATTGCAG CCAAGTTGTTGTTCAGAATGTCACAATCCTTGCTCCTCTTGATTCACCAAACACTGATGGGATTGATCCAG ATTCTTCTGATGATGTTTGTGTTGAGGACTGCTACATTAGCACTGGTGATGATATAATTGCCATCAAAAGTGGGTGGGATGAGTATGGCATTTCATATGGTCGTCCTAGCAAAAACATTACCATTCGCAGGCTTGTTGGACAAACTACTAGTGCAGGGATTGCAATTGGAAGTGAGATGTCTGGAGGAGTTTCAGAGGTTCATGCAGAAAATCTCAGGTTCTACAATTCAACTACAGGTATCAGGATAAAAACATCTCCTGGAAGGGGGGGATATGTGAGGAacatttatatatcaaatatgaGCTTGACTGATGTCAAAACAGCTATAAGTTTCACTGGTCGATATGGAGAGCACCCAGATGAGTATTATGATCCAACGGCTCTCCCTTTAATAGAACGAATAACCATTGAGGATGTTGCGGGGCAGAATGTTAAATATGCTGGCCTTTTGGAGGGCATAGAAGGGGATACTTTTCTTGACATTTGCCTGTTGAACATTAACCTCAGTGTGACCTCGAAGTCTCCATGGAATTGTTCATATATCCAAGGGTATTCTGACACGGTTTCCCCAGAAATTTGTGAGCCTCTCAGGGAGAGAATCTTCCCTGATCATTACTCAGATTGTTACTGTCTATCACATCACTTGCAAAGTTCAAGTAATCAAAACAGAGGTGGTGCTTGGTTGTCTTGGTAA